In a single window of the Streptomyces cinnabarinus genome:
- a CDS encoding TIGR03364 family FAD-dependent oxidoreductase, with protein sequence MRVIVVGAGVVGTLHAWQAVERGHEVVQIEREAEARGASLRNFGQIWVSGRAEGEELETALRARELWAGIGARVPKLGFRANGSLTPVRGDLELAVAEAAVAREDAAARGHKLLTPAEARALNPALRGEFTAALYCERDAAVEPRTAQLALREELLRSPRYIFLPGREVREVIGESAVRDDHGDVHSGDAVVLCTGAWLGGLVRELAGPELPVRRVRLQMMQTDPLGEPLPTSVADADSFRYYPAYRGAALDDLNSGRPQAETPARHRMQLLMVQRADGGLTIGDTHEYEHPFAFDTLEDPYDHLTEVVESFLGRPLPKIRRRWAGVYAQCTDPGRVVHRQRVRDGVWLVTGPGGRGMTCSPAIAETTATELGW encoded by the coding sequence GTGAGAGTGATAGTCGTCGGAGCCGGCGTGGTGGGCACCCTGCACGCCTGGCAAGCAGTGGAACGCGGCCATGAGGTCGTACAGATCGAGCGCGAGGCGGAGGCTCGCGGCGCCTCGCTGCGCAATTTCGGCCAGATCTGGGTCAGTGGCCGCGCCGAGGGCGAGGAGCTGGAGACCGCCCTGCGGGCGCGGGAGCTGTGGGCGGGGATCGGTGCCCGGGTGCCGAAGCTGGGCTTCCGGGCCAACGGCTCCCTCACCCCCGTCCGCGGCGACCTCGAACTCGCCGTCGCCGAGGCCGCCGTAGCGCGGGAGGATGCCGCCGCGCGCGGTCACAAGCTGCTCACCCCGGCCGAGGCGCGCGCCCTCAACCCCGCCCTGCGCGGCGAGTTCACCGCCGCCCTGTACTGCGAGCGGGACGCCGCCGTCGAGCCGCGGACGGCTCAACTCGCCCTGCGGGAGGAGCTGCTGAGGTCGCCGCGCTACATCTTCCTGCCGGGCCGTGAGGTCCGTGAGGTCATCGGCGAGAGCGCCGTCCGTGACGACCACGGGGACGTGCACAGCGGCGACGCGGTCGTGCTGTGCACCGGCGCCTGGCTCGGCGGGCTCGTCCGGGAGCTGGCCGGGCCCGAACTGCCCGTGCGCCGGGTCCGGCTCCAGATGATGCAGACCGACCCGCTCGGCGAACCCCTGCCCACCTCGGTCGCCGACGCCGACAGCTTCCGCTACTACCCCGCCTACCGCGGCGCCGCCCTGGACGACCTCAACTCCGGCCGGCCGCAGGCCGAGACGCCAGCGCGGCACCGGATGCAGCTGCTCATGGTCCAGCGCGCCGACGGCGGACTGACCATCGGCGACACCCACGAGTACGAGCACCCCTTCGCCTTCGACACCCTCGAAGACCCCTACGACCACCTCACCGAGGTCGTCGAATCCTTCCTCGGCCGCCCGCTGCCGAAGATCCGCCGCCGCTGGGCCGGCGTGTACGCGCAGTGCACCGACCCCGGCCGGGTCGTGCACCGGCAGCGGGTGCGCGACGGCGTGTGGCTGGTCACCGGGCCCGGCGGGCGCGGAATGACCTGCTCGCCCGCGATAGCCGAGACCACCGCGACCGAACTGGGCTGGTGA
- a CDS encoding GntR family transcriptional regulator, giving the protein MDYPNDQAPGAPVRSGIPEHGRIPKYYAVKARIDRLLAELPEGNAIPTERDLSEEYDVARETVRQALRELVLEGKLRRQGRGTVVAGPKLEQPLSLASYTEGVRRQGRTPGRTLVTLDRFPCPDALAAETGLTRGEAVWHLERVLLADDERVGLESTYVAVARVPRLDADFDPDSSFYAYLHSQGIAFGDADERIETVLATPREALLIGTPPALPMLLIHRVSRDTDKRPLERVRTLYRGDRFSFSAHLGG; this is encoded by the coding sequence GTGGACTACCCGAACGACCAGGCCCCCGGCGCCCCCGTCCGCTCCGGCATTCCCGAGCACGGGCGCATCCCCAAGTACTACGCGGTCAAGGCGCGCATCGACCGGCTCCTCGCGGAGCTGCCCGAGGGGAACGCCATCCCGACCGAGCGGGATCTGTCCGAGGAGTACGACGTCGCCCGCGAGACCGTCCGGCAGGCGCTGCGCGAGCTGGTGCTGGAGGGAAAACTGCGGCGCCAGGGCCGCGGCACCGTCGTCGCCGGGCCCAAGCTGGAGCAGCCGCTGTCGCTGGCCAGCTACACCGAGGGCGTACGGCGCCAGGGGCGCACCCCGGGCCGTACCCTCGTCACCCTCGACCGCTTCCCCTGCCCCGACGCCCTCGCCGCCGAGACCGGGCTCACCCGGGGCGAGGCGGTCTGGCACCTGGAGCGGGTGCTGCTCGCCGACGACGAGCGGGTCGGCCTGGAGAGCACCTACGTTGCCGTCGCCCGAGTGCCCCGCCTGGACGCCGACTTCGACCCCGACTCCTCCTTCTACGCCTACCTCCACTCCCAGGGCATCGCCTTCGGTGACGCCGACGAGCGCATCGAGACCGTGCTCGCCACTCCACGCGAAGCCCTTCTCATCGGCACCCCGCCCGCCCTGCCGATGCTGCTCATCCACCGTGTCTCGCGGGACACGGACAAGCGGCCCCTGGAACGCGTCCGCACCCTCTACCGCGGCGACCGCTTCTCCTTCTCGGCCCATCTCGGCGGCTGA
- a CDS encoding ROK family transcriptional regulator — protein sequence MSSSVKGISGVGGAGGSVGAGGSVGASAGVNLPGLRSHNAALVLDLLRTAGPDGISRLELAERIGLTPQAVSKITARLRAEGLAAEAGRRASTGGKPRTVLRLVPEAGHAVGVHLDRDALRAVLVDLTGAVVAERTAPLGLGVGRAAVVEGVTSEVTALLGERPGGALLGVGVGLPGPLDHARGVLHRVTGFPEFDGFPLREALERGLGVPVVVDKDTNAAALGLAVGGAGESFAYLHFGAGLGGGLVLGGVVHRGARTGAGEFGHQVVQLDGPVCECGNRGCVEALCLAAVARGDFEEAARVLGTGAANLVALLDIDVVLLGGRTVAARPECFVRGAAAVLDERGRRVGEAAVPVRVAPGGGREVAEGAAQLTLGSVFGRGVL from the coding sequence GTGAGCAGCAGTGTGAAGGGGATCAGTGGTGTGGGCGGCGCGGGTGGCTCAGTCGGCGCGGGTGGCTCGGTCGGGGCTTCCGCCGGAGTGAATCTGCCGGGGCTGCGCAGTCACAATGCCGCGCTCGTGCTGGATCTGCTGCGGACCGCCGGGCCCGACGGGATCAGCCGGCTGGAGCTGGCCGAGCGGATCGGGCTGACCCCGCAGGCCGTCAGCAAGATCACCGCACGGCTGCGGGCCGAGGGACTGGCGGCGGAGGCGGGGCGGCGGGCGTCCACGGGCGGCAAGCCGCGGACCGTCCTGCGCCTGGTCCCGGAGGCCGGACACGCGGTCGGCGTGCATCTGGACCGGGACGCGTTGCGGGCCGTGCTGGTGGATCTGACGGGGGCGGTGGTCGCGGAGCGGACTGCTCCGCTGGGACTCGGGGTCGGACGGGCGGCGGTCGTCGAGGGGGTGACGAGCGAGGTCACGGCGCTGCTCGGGGAGCGGCCGGGGGGTGCGCTGCTGGGGGTGGGCGTGGGGCTGCCGGGGCCGCTGGACCATGCCCGGGGAGTGCTGCACCGGGTCACGGGGTTCCCCGAGTTCGACGGGTTTCCGCTGCGGGAAGCGCTGGAGCGGGGGCTGGGGGTGCCGGTGGTGGTGGACAAGGACACCAACGCGGCGGCGCTCGGGCTCGCGGTCGGCGGGGCGGGGGAGTCCTTCGCCTATCTGCACTTTGGGGCCGGGCTCGGTGGCGGGCTGGTGCTCGGGGGTGTGGTGCACCGGGGGGCGCGGACCGGGGCGGGGGAGTTCGGGCATCAGGTGGTCCAGCTGGACGGGCCGGTGTGCGAGTGCGGCAACCGGGGGTGCGTGGAGGCGCTGTGCCTGGCGGCGGTGGCACGCGGGGACTTCGAGGAGGCCGCGCGGGTGCTGGGCACGGGCGCCGCGAACCTGGTCGCGCTGCTGGACATCGACGTGGTGCTGCTGGGCGGTCGTACGGTCGCGGCCCGTCCGGAGTGTTTCGTACGGGGTGCCGCGGCCGTGCTCGATGAGCGCGGCCGGAGGGTCGGCGAGGCGGCCGTGCCGGTGCGGGTGGCTCCCGGTGGGGGGCGGGAGGTCGCCGAGGGGGCGGCGCAGTTGACGCTGGGGTCGGTGTTCGGGCGAGGGGTGCTCTGA
- a CDS encoding Gfo/Idh/MocA family oxidoreductase: protein MTGTPLRTGLIGYGLAGSVFHAPLIAATEGLTLDTVVTANPERQEQARAGHPDVRIAAAPDELFARADALDLIVIASPNKTHVPLATAALKAGLPVVVDKPVAGTAAEARELAALAEDRGLLLSVFQNRRWDNDFLTLRKLIEKGELGDVYRFESRFERWRPELKGGWRESGDPAEIGGLLYDLGSHVVDQALVLFGPAASVYAESDIRRPGAATDDDTFIAITHTNGVRSHLYVSATTAQLGPRFRVLGSKAGYVKHGLDPQEAALREGELPGADWGTEPESLWGRVGSGESPLTGGGRPEPTLPGDYPAYYAAVARAITDGGANPVTAAEAAAALDVLEAARRSARDGVAVAL, encoded by the coding sequence ATGACTGGCACACCCCTCCGCACCGGCCTGATCGGCTACGGCCTCGCCGGCTCCGTCTTCCACGCCCCGCTGATCGCGGCCACCGAGGGCCTCACCCTCGACACGGTCGTCACCGCCAACCCGGAGCGGCAGGAGCAGGCCCGCGCCGGGCACCCGGACGTCCGGATCGCCGCAGCCCCGGATGAGCTGTTCGCGCGCGCCGACGCACTCGACCTGATCGTCATCGCGTCCCCGAACAAGACGCACGTCCCGCTCGCCACCGCCGCCCTCAAGGCCGGTCTCCCGGTCGTCGTCGACAAGCCGGTCGCCGGTACGGCCGCCGAGGCCCGTGAGCTGGCGGCGCTCGCCGAGGACCGCGGACTGCTCCTGTCGGTCTTCCAGAACCGCCGCTGGGACAACGACTTCCTCACCCTCCGCAAGCTCATCGAGAAGGGCGAGCTGGGCGACGTCTACCGCTTCGAGTCCCGCTTCGAGCGCTGGCGGCCCGAACTCAAGGGCGGCTGGCGCGAGTCCGGCGACCCTGCAGAGATCGGAGGTCTCCTCTACGACCTCGGCAGCCATGTCGTCGACCAGGCGCTGGTCCTCTTCGGCCCCGCCGCCTCCGTCTACGCCGAGTCCGACATCCGCCGCCCCGGCGCCGCGACGGACGACGACACCTTCATCGCGATCACGCACACGAACGGCGTCCGCTCCCACCTCTACGTCTCCGCCACGACCGCCCAACTCGGCCCGCGCTTCCGGGTCCTCGGCTCGAAGGCGGGGTACGTCAAGCACGGCCTCGACCCCCAGGAGGCGGCTCTGCGCGAGGGTGAACTGCCCGGCGCCGACTGGGGCACCGAGCCCGAGTCGCTGTGGGGCCGGGTGGGTTCCGGCGAGTCCCCGCTGACCGGCGGCGGCCGCCCCGAACCGACCCTCCCGGGCGACTACCCCGCGTACTATGCGGCCGTGGCCAGGGCCATTACCGACGGCGGCGCCAACCCGGTGACCGCCGCGGAGGCGGCCGCCGCCCTCGACGTACTGGAGGCGGCCCGCCGTTCGGCCCGCGACGGAGTGGCGGTGGCGCTGTGA
- a CDS encoding heme-degrading domain-containing protein: MTHSNGITPKFTPEITPTIEELEAQERRLVFKEFTPDDAWRLGSLLVQLARERQAPLAIDIHRGGQQLFHAALPGATPDNDAWIARKRRVVERYHSASYLVGARSRAKGTTFEDSSRLDPDVYAAHGGSFPLTVEGVGVIGAVTVSGLPQLADHRFVVEALGTFLGMAE; encoded by the coding sequence GTGACCCACAGCAACGGAATCACCCCGAAGTTCACCCCGGAGATCACTCCCACCATCGAGGAGCTGGAGGCCCAGGAACGCCGCCTGGTCTTCAAGGAGTTCACCCCCGACGACGCCTGGCGCCTCGGCTCGCTCCTGGTTCAGCTGGCCCGCGAGCGGCAGGCGCCGCTGGCCATCGACATCCACCGCGGCGGACAGCAGCTCTTCCACGCCGCGCTCCCGGGCGCCACCCCGGACAACGACGCGTGGATCGCCCGCAAGCGCCGGGTGGTGGAGCGCTACCACTCCGCGTCCTACCTGGTCGGCGCCCGCTCCCGGGCCAAGGGCACGACCTTCGAGGACTCCTCCCGCCTGGACCCGGACGTGTACGCGGCGCACGGCGGCTCCTTCCCCCTCACGGTGGAGGGGGTCGGCGTCATCGGCGCGGTGACGGTCAGCGGACTGCCTCAGCTGGCGGACCACCGGTTCGTGGTGGAGGCGCTGGGGACCTTCTTGGGCATGGCTGAATAG
- a CDS encoding fumarylacetoacetate hydrolase family protein: MKLLRVGTAGAETPALLDAEGVLRDLSGVVPDIDGALLADDEALARIRAVAGQLPVLDAAGLRIGPPLGRIGKIVCIGLNYHDHARETGAEPPAEPVVFFKAPDTVVGPDDTVLVPRGSVKTDWEVELAVVIGRTARYVESAEAALGHVAGYAVAHDVSEREFQIERGGTWDKGKNCETFNPLGPWLVTADEVPDPQNLSLKLWVNGELKQDGTTAEQIFPVGEVVRYVSQFMTLYPGDVINTGTPAGVALGQPEPKPFLRAGDVVELEIEGLGRQRQEFKDA, translated from the coding sequence ATGAAGCTGCTGCGAGTCGGTACGGCGGGAGCGGAGACGCCCGCGCTGCTCGACGCCGAAGGCGTTCTGCGGGATCTGTCGGGCGTCGTGCCGGACATCGACGGAGCGCTGCTCGCCGACGACGAGGCGCTCGCCCGGATCCGTGCCGTCGCCGGTCAGCTGCCGGTGCTGGACGCGGCCGGGCTGCGGATCGGACCGCCGCTCGGCCGGATCGGGAAGATCGTGTGCATCGGCCTGAACTACCACGACCACGCCCGCGAGACGGGGGCCGAGCCGCCCGCCGAGCCGGTCGTCTTCTTCAAGGCTCCGGACACGGTCGTCGGGCCGGACGACACGGTGCTCGTGCCGCGCGGTTCGGTGAAGACCGACTGGGAGGTCGAACTGGCCGTCGTCATCGGGCGTACGGCGCGCTACGTCGAGTCCGCGGAGGCGGCGCTCGGGCATGTCGCCGGGTACGCCGTCGCGCACGACGTCTCCGAGCGGGAGTTCCAGATCGAGCGGGGCGGGACCTGGGACAAGGGGAAGAACTGCGAGACGTTCAACCCGCTGGGGCCCTGGCTGGTCACCGCCGATGAGGTTCCGGATCCGCAGAACCTGTCGTTGAAGCTCTGGGTCAACGGGGAGCTGAAGCAGGACGGCACCACCGCGGAGCAGATCTTCCCGGTGGGGGAAGTCGTGCGGTACGTCAGCCAGTTCATGACCCTCTACCCCGGGGACGTCATCAACACGGGGACGCCGGCGGGGGTGGCCCTCGGGCAGCCCGAGCCGAAGCCGTTCCTGCGGGCCGGGGACGTGGTCGAGCTGGAGATCGAGGGGCTCGGGCGGCAGCGGCAGGAGTTCAAGGACGCCTAG